A single region of the Lentimicrobiaceae bacterium genome encodes:
- a CDS encoding NADH-quinone oxidoreductase subunit N, which yields MTINDFLLLRHEIMLVAIALILLIIDLGLKPAHKPRIIPVVIALFSIHTIVGFFPTPEGELFGGMFRATPLVCMMKNVLNIGVLIILLQSYTWIMKPENREKMSEYFILLFSTLIGMYFMISSGDFLMFYLGLETATIPLAALAAYTHHQTKSAEAGVKLILSSALSSGILLFGLSLIYGSTGSIYFNDVALSYSTAPMQVLAFLFFFSGLAFKISLVPFHLWTADVYEGAPVNVTSYFSVISKGAASFILILILYKVFFQLAYIWKDVIYVISVITMVVGNLFALRQKNMKRFLAFSSIAQAGFILLGIIAGSQMGMTSVIYFVLIYIFSNLGAFGVVSAIESVTGKVEMSDYDGLYKTNPKLSLLMMLSMFSLAGIPPVAGFFGKFFLFTSAASAGYYWLVFIAVLNATISLYYYLMVVKAMFINKTENPIAFFNSDGMTKAGLLLSAIGIVVVGFWSQIYEFVYNLSIGAGLF from the coding sequence ATGACCATCAACGACTTCTTACTTTTACGGCACGAAATAATGCTAGTTGCCATAGCACTCATTCTGCTGATTATTGATCTCGGACTGAAACCTGCGCACAAACCGCGCATTATTCCGGTGGTAATAGCGCTGTTTAGCATTCACACCATCGTTGGATTCTTTCCTACGCCCGAAGGTGAACTCTTCGGAGGTATGTTCAGGGCAACTCCGCTGGTATGTATGATGAAAAACGTACTGAATATCGGCGTGCTGATTATTCTGCTGCAATCGTACACCTGGATAATGAAGCCCGAAAACAGAGAGAAAATGAGCGAATATTTTATTCTGCTGTTTTCAACCCTTATTGGGATGTATTTTATGATTTCATCAGGTGATTTTCTGATGTTCTATCTTGGCCTCGAAACTGCTACCATTCCCTTGGCAGCGTTGGCAGCATACACCCATCACCAAACCAAATCGGCTGAAGCCGGTGTAAAATTAATCCTTTCGTCAGCCCTGTCGTCGGGCATTCTTTTGTTCGGGCTGTCACTCATTTACGGTTCAACCGGAAGCATTTATTTTAACGATGTTGCTTTAAGTTACAGCACAGCTCCCATGCAGGTACTGGCATTTCTGTTCTTCTTTTCAGGACTTGCCTTCAAAATATCACTGGTACCTTTTCACCTGTGGACAGCCGACGTTTACGAAGGCGCTCCGGTAAATGTCACCTCCTACTTTTCTGTCATCTCAAAAGGAGCTGCTTCCTTTATTCTTATCCTCATCCTATACAAAGTATTTTTTCAGCTGGCCTACATCTGGAAAGATGTGATTTATGTTATCTCAGTCATCACCATGGTTGTAGGTAATCTTTTTGCGCTCAGGCAGAAAAACATGAAAAGGTTCCTTGCATTTTCCTCCATAGCCCAGGCTGGCTTTATTCTGTTGGGTATTATTGCAGGCAGCCAGATGGGGATGACCTCTGTCATTTATTTTGTGCTGATCTATATTTTCTCCAATCTGGGAGCTTTCGGGGTCGTTTCAGCCATTGAAAGCGTTACCGGAAAAGTAGAAATGAGCGACTATGACGGGCTGTACAAAACCAATCCGAAACTCAGCCTGCTGATGATGCTTTCGATGTTCTCGTTAGCCGGAATTCCACCGGTAGCCGGATTCTTCGGAAAATTCTTTTTGTTTACCTCAGCAGCCTCGGCAGGATATTACTGGCTGGTATTTATCGCTGTATTAAATGCCACCATTTCATTGTACTACTATTTGATGGTTGTAAAGGCCATGTTCATCAATAAAACTGAAAATCCAATCGCCTTTTTTAACAGCGACGGCATGACCAAAGCCGGATTACTTCTGAGTGCCATTGGCATTGTGGTTGTGGGTTTCTGGAGTCAGATTTATGAATTTGTTTACAACCTGAGCATTGGCGCCGGCTTATTCTGA
- a CDS encoding NADH-quinone oxidoreductase subunit M, translating to MNILSLFVLIPVLTMVGIGFTKNLKQTRLVSAIGMSFQLILAAILVYMYLAERNAGNMAEMLFTYDALWFPTLNIHYAVGVDGISVAMIGLTSVVVFAGVFASWNMDFLSREFFISLILLASGVFGFFISLDLFTMFLFYEIAVIPMYLLIGIWGSGPKEYSAMKLTLMLMGGSALLMVGLLGIYFYSAPAGGQLTWNLLEISKTTIPIEMQRFLFPFTFIGFGILGALFPFHTWSPDGHASAPTAVSMLHAGVLMKLGGYGAFRVAIFLMPDAAQEQAWIFLLLTSISVVYGAFGAIWQKDLKYINAYSSVSHCGLVLFAVLMMNQTAFNGAIIQMISHGLMTALFFALIGMIYGRTHTRMINEMGGLMKVMPFLGVVYVIAGLASLGLPGLSGFVAEMTIFIGAFQHTDNFHRILTIMATTSIVVTAVYILRVVGILLLGPVKNDHFLHLEDAKWHERLSTITLVIAIAAIGIAPLWLSDMINVSLAPIVQKISLSGTEFVSLF from the coding sequence ATGAATATACTCAGTCTATTTGTCCTGATTCCGGTGCTGACAATGGTAGGTATCGGATTTACCAAAAATCTGAAGCAAACCCGCCTTGTATCTGCCATAGGTATGAGCTTTCAGCTAATTCTTGCGGCCATCCTGGTATACATGTATCTGGCCGAACGCAACGCCGGTAACATGGCCGAAATGCTGTTTACCTACGATGCACTTTGGTTTCCGACACTGAACATACATTACGCGGTTGGTGTTGACGGGATTTCGGTTGCCATGATTGGTTTAACCTCAGTGGTGGTTTTTGCAGGCGTTTTTGCTTCATGGAACATGGATTTCCTTTCCAGGGAATTTTTTATATCACTTATTCTGCTGGCTTCCGGAGTATTTGGGTTCTTTATTTCGCTCGATTTGTTTACCATGTTCCTGTTTTATGAAATTGCGGTTATCCCGATGTATCTGTTGATTGGTATCTGGGGCTCGGGGCCCAAGGAATATTCAGCCATGAAACTCACCCTGATGCTGATGGGTGGCTCTGCATTGCTGATGGTAGGCTTGCTTGGCATTTATTTTTACTCAGCTCCTGCCGGTGGACAACTCACCTGGAATCTTCTTGAAATCTCAAAAACAACCATTCCTATTGAAATGCAGCGTTTTCTTTTTCCGTTTACCTTTATCGGCTTCGGTATTCTGGGCGCTCTTTTCCCTTTCCACACCTGGTCGCCCGACGGGCATGCCTCAGCACCAACTGCTGTTTCGATGCTGCACGCCGGTGTTTTGATGAAACTCGGAGGCTACGGCGCTTTCCGCGTTGCCATTTTTCTGATGCCCGATGCTGCCCAGGAACAAGCCTGGATATTTCTGCTGCTTACCTCCATCAGTGTAGTTTATGGTGCTTTTGGAGCTATCTGGCAAAAAGACCTGAAATATATCAATGCCTACTCATCGGTAAGCCACTGCGGACTGGTACTTTTCGCCGTGCTGATGATGAATCAGACTGCATTTAACGGAGCTATCATACAAATGATTTCACACGGACTGATGACTGCCCTCTTCTTTGCCCTTATCGGTATGATTTATGGCAGAACCCATACCCGTATGATCAACGAAATGGGCGGCCTGATGAAAGTTATGCCTTTTTTGGGGGTGGTTTATGTAATTGCCGGTCTCGCTTCACTCGGACTTCCCGGTTTAAGCGGATTTGTTGCTGAAATGACCATCTTTATCGGCGCCTTCCAGCATACTGACAATTTTCACAGAATACTCACCATTATGGCCACTACAAGTATTGTAGTCACCGCAGTGTACATTTTGCGCGTGGTTGGCATACTTTTACTGGGGCCTGTCAAAAACGATCACTTTCTGCATCTCGAAGATGCCAAATGGCATGAAAGGCTTTCAACCATTACGCTCGTGATTGCCATTGCTGCTATTGGTATTGCACCTCTCTGGCTTTCCGATATGATTAATGTGAGCCTGGCACCCATTGTACAGAAAATTTCACTTTCAGGAACTGAATTTGTCAGTCTGTTTTAA
- the nuoL gene encoding NADH-quinone oxidoreductase subunit L — protein sequence MTDYTYTLLIPLIPLAVFLFTGLTGHKFKPLVSGLIGTTGLFVVFILSYMTAIRYFWTDHVAGMGYSSLKAFEIQWLNLTDKLTIHLGILLDPISVMMLIVVSTVSFMVHIYSLGYMKGEKGFARFYAFLSLFSFSMLGLVLATNIFQMYIFWELVGVSSFLLIGFYYEKPSAVSASKKAFIVTRFADLGFLIGILMLSFMTDTFDFQTLVSPTGPAMLHAGGATFMGLSAITWALTFIFVGGAGKSAMFPLHIWLPDAMEGPTPVSALIHAATMVVAGVYLVARLFPVYSMVAPEALHIVAWVGGFSSLFAAIIACTQNDIKRVLAFSTMSQIGYMMLALGVSGYGGHEGLGFMAGNFHLFTHAMFKALLFLGAGAIIHAVHSNDMREMGGLRKYLPITHITFLIACLTIAGIPPLSGFFSKDEILVAAFHHNMPLFIIEFAVAGLTAFYMFRLYYNIFWGKETHYHHTPHEAPATMTIPLMVLAFGSVFAGFLPFHNLVTSDGLPFETHIEYAVAIPSVLIGLLGIVIATIMYRKETAIPVKIATGFGQFYKWTYHKFYIDEVYLFVTHKIIFNYISRPVAWFDRHIVDGFMNLIARVVERSSIMIKGFQSGRIQQYGFVFISGTIALVIIFIYLW from the coding sequence ATGACAGATTACACTTACACATTGCTTATACCGCTGATTCCACTGGCAGTATTCCTGTTCACAGGACTCACAGGCCACAAATTCAAACCACTCGTTTCGGGGCTCATCGGAACCACAGGTTTATTTGTTGTTTTCATACTCTCCTACATGACTGCCATCAGGTATTTCTGGACAGACCATGTTGCCGGAATGGGATACAGCTCGCTGAAAGCTTTTGAAATACAATGGCTTAACCTAACCGACAAACTAACCATTCATCTGGGAATTCTGCTCGACCCCATTTCAGTGATGATGCTAATTGTGGTAAGCACTGTTTCATTTATGGTGCATATCTACAGCCTGGGTTATATGAAAGGCGAGAAAGGCTTTGCCCGCTTTTACGCTTTCCTTTCGCTGTTTAGTTTTTCCATGCTGGGACTGGTTTTGGCAACCAACATTTTCCAGATGTACATTTTCTGGGAACTTGTCGGGGTTTCATCGTTTCTGCTGATTGGTTTTTATTACGAAAAACCGAGCGCAGTTTCGGCATCGAAAAAAGCATTTATTGTTACCCGTTTTGCCGATCTCGGGTTTCTTATCGGAATTCTGATGTTGTCGTTTATGACAGATACATTTGATTTTCAGACACTCGTTAGCCCCACAGGCCCGGCTATGCTGCATGCTGGCGGCGCTACCTTTATGGGTTTAAGCGCCATCACCTGGGCACTGACTTTTATTTTTGTCGGCGGCGCTGGCAAATCGGCCATGTTTCCGCTTCATATCTGGCTTCCCGATGCAATGGAAGGCCCCACTCCTGTTTCGGCTTTAATTCATGCTGCTACAATGGTTGTGGCCGGTGTTTACCTGGTGGCAAGATTGTTCCCGGTTTATTCAATGGTGGCTCCTGAAGCCCTGCATATTGTTGCCTGGGTGGGCGGTTTCAGTTCGCTGTTTGCAGCCATCATCGCCTGCACACAAAACGACATTAAACGGGTTCTGGCATTCTCAACCATGTCGCAGATTGGCTACATGATGCTTGCACTCGGCGTTTCAGGATATGGTGGTCATGAAGGCCTTGGATTTATGGCCGGCAATTTCCACTTGTTTACACACGCCATGTTTAAGGCATTACTCTTCCTCGGCGCCGGAGCCATTATACACGCAGTGCACAGCAACGATATGCGCGAAATGGGCGGCCTGCGCAAATATCTGCCCATTACTCACATCACATTCCTGATTGCCTGTTTGACCATTGCCGGTATTCCGCCACTTTCGGGGTTCTTCAGCAAGGACGAAATACTTGTGGCTGCTTTCCATCACAATATGCCTTTGTTTATCATTGAATTTGCTGTTGCAGGACTTACGGCCTTTTATATGTTCAGGTTATATTACAACATCTTCTGGGGCAAAGAAACACATTACCATCATACACCGCACGAAGCTCCGGCAACCATGACCATTCCTTTGATGGTGCTGGCTTTTGGTTCGGTTTTCGCCGGATTCCTGCCCTTCCATAACCTTGTAACCAGCGACGGCCTCCCGTTTGAAACACATATTGAGTATGCCGTTGCCATTCCTTCTGTACTTATCGGATTGCTGGGCATTGTTATTGCAACCATTATGTATCGCAAAGAAACAGCCATTCCGGTTAAAATTGCAACGGGCTTCGGTCAGTTTTACAAATGGACTTATCACAAGTTTTACATCGACGAAGTATACTTGTTTGTAACGCATAAAATCATTTTCAATTACATTTCGCGCCCGGTTGCATGGTTCGACCGGCACATTGTAGATGGGTTTATGAACCTGATTGCCCGTGTAGTTGAGCGCTCTTCAATCATGATTAAAGGATTCCAGAGCGGTCGCATTCAGCAGTACGGGTTTGTATTTATCTCAGGCACAATAGCGCTGGTCATCATTTTTATTTATCTGTGGTAA
- the nuoK gene encoding NADH-quinone oxidoreductase subunit NuoK: protein MTGTIPLQYFLVISTLMFFIGVFGFLTRKNLITMLMSIELILNSVNINFVAFNRYLYPDNLHGHFFSLIVIAVAAAEAAVAIAIIINIYRNFHSIEVDKVDEMKF from the coding sequence ATGACCGGAACCATTCCTTTACAGTATTTTTTAGTGATTAGCACCCTCATGTTTTTTATAGGGGTTTTCGGATTTCTGACCCGCAAAAATCTAATCACCATGTTAATGTCTATCGAGTTAATCCTTAATTCGGTAAATATCAATTTTGTGGCATTCAACAGGTATCTGTACCCCGATAATCTTCACGGGCATTTCTTCAGCCTGATTGTCATTGCCGTGGCAGCAGCTGAAGCCGCAGTTGCCATTGCCATCATCATCAACATCTACCGCAACTTCCACTCCATTGAGGTAGATAAAGTTGACGAAATGAAATTTTAA
- a CDS encoding NADH-quinone oxidoreductase subunit J yields the protein MNSEILFFLLSGMILVFSILTVTTRRILRAAVYLLFVLVSTAGLYFMLNYNFLAAVQLTVYAGGIIVLIIFSILLTSHISERAKVAGKFQGIMSALAVIAGATLTLMTILNYSFPAKSTVSASSDVKSIGRALVSYQENGYALPFEVVSVLLLAAMIGAIIVARKENSSPVSKKQITKESEQ from the coding sequence ATGAACAGCGAAATCTTATTCTTTCTGCTTTCAGGTATGATCCTGGTTTTTTCAATACTTACGGTTACAACCAGAAGAATACTCCGGGCTGCAGTGTATCTGCTATTTGTGCTGGTAAGCACTGCCGGCCTCTATTTCATGTTGAATTACAACTTTCTGGCAGCCGTTCAGCTTACCGTTTATGCAGGAGGAATCATCGTGTTGATCATTTTTTCCATTCTGCTTACCAGTCATATCAGCGAAAGGGCGAAAGTGGCAGGAAAATTCCAGGGCATTATGTCGGCTTTGGCAGTAATTGCAGGAGCTACCCTTACCCTCATGACAATTCTCAACTATTCGTTTCCTGCCAAATCAACAGTGAGTGCTTCGTCTGATGTAAAATCAATAGGCCGTGCGCTGGTATCTTATCAGGAAAACGGGTACGCCCTGCCATTTGAAGTTGTATCTGTTCTTCTACTGGCTGCCATGATTGGCGCTATTATAGTTGCCAGAAAAGAAAACAGCTCACCCGTGAGTAAAAAACAGATAACCAAGGAAAGCGAACAATAA
- a CDS encoding 4Fe-4S binding protein: protein MKSILTYITEIIKGIWTLLTGMKITGKYFFTPWKHVTQQYPENRQTLKIAERFRGEVVMPHNENNEHKCTGCGICEINCPNGSIEIISKSVMTEDGKKRRAIDKHIYHLGMCTFCNLCVKACPTGAIVMAQNFEHAVWDRATLTKVLNKPDSRIMEGVKD from the coding sequence ATGAAATCGATTCTTACATATATAACCGAAATTATCAAGGGTATCTGGACACTGCTTACCGGAATGAAAATTACGGGAAAGTACTTTTTTACTCCATGGAAACATGTAACGCAGCAATATCCTGAAAACCGGCAAACACTTAAAATTGCTGAACGGTTCAGAGGCGAAGTAGTAATGCCTCACAACGAAAACAACGAACATAAGTGTACCGGTTGCGGAATTTGCGAAATCAATTGCCCCAATGGCTCCATTGAAATTATATCCAAATCGGTTATGACTGAAGACGGTAAAAAACGCCGCGCCATCGACAAGCACATATATCATCTGGGCATGTGCACTTTCTGCAATTTATGTGTGAAAGCCTGCCCTACCGGTGCTATTGTAATGGCGCAGAATTTTGAACATGCCGTATGGGATCGCGCTACGCTCACCAAGGTGCTGAACAAACCCGATTCCAGAATAATGGAAGGTGTAAAAGACTAA
- the nuoH gene encoding NADH-quinone oxidoreductase subunit NuoH: MYDFTTLTKSIHESLSSQYSATTTIAIEWTIVGVAYLLFVALFGLFLVYAERKVCAAFQQRLGPMRVGPWGLLQTIADFIKLLMKELVTPKGVDKFLYNLAPFIVIIVSFLVISVIPFAPGLQTFDFDIGIFFVTAVSSVGVIGILLAGWSSNNKYSLIGAMRSGAQIVSYELSVGLSLITMIILAGTMQISGLVEGQREMWFIFKGHIPAFIAFFVFVIAGTAETNRGPFDLAEAESELTAGFHTEYSGIKFAFFFLAEYINLFIVAGMATTVFLGGWMPLHFGDFAGFNQVMDLIPGLVWFFIKVLGVMFLMMWFKWTFPRLRVDQILNLEWKYLLPINLFNILLMAAVVLLGLHF; the protein is encoded by the coding sequence ATCTACGATTTCACAACACTGACAAAATCCATTCACGAAAGTTTGTCGTCGCAATATTCAGCAACCACAACCATCGCCATTGAATGGACAATAGTTGGAGTGGCCTACCTGCTTTTTGTAGCACTTTTCGGCCTTTTTCTTGTTTATGCTGAGCGCAAGGTTTGTGCAGCTTTTCAGCAAAGGCTTGGCCCCATGAGGGTGGGCCCCTGGGGTTTGCTGCAAACCATTGCCGACTTTATCAAACTGCTGATGAAGGAACTGGTTACACCCAAAGGAGTTGACAAATTCCTTTACAACCTGGCTCCTTTCATTGTAATTATTGTCAGCTTTTTGGTCATCTCAGTTATTCCGTTTGCTCCCGGATTACAAACATTTGACTTCGACATCGGCATTTTCTTTGTCACGGCAGTGTCATCTGTTGGTGTAATCGGCATTTTGCTGGCAGGCTGGAGCTCAAACAACAAATACTCGCTCATTGGCGCAATGCGTTCAGGTGCTCAGATTGTAAGTTACGAACTTTCGGTCGGGCTTTCGCTCATTACCATGATTATTCTGGCCGGCACCATGCAGATTTCGGGTCTGGTTGAAGGACAGCGCGAAATGTGGTTTATCTTTAAAGGACATATCCCTGCCTTTATCGCATTTTTTGTATTTGTGATTGCCGGAACTGCCGAAACAAACCGTGGGCCTTTTGACCTTGCCGAAGCCGAATCAGAACTTACTGCCGGTTTTCACACCGAGTATTCAGGTATCAAATTTGCCTTCTTCTTCCTGGCCGAATACATCAACCTGTTTATTGTTGCCGGCATGGCCACCACCGTTTTTCTGGGAGGATGGATGCCGCTTCACTTTGGCGATTTTGCCGGATTTAACCAGGTGATGGATTTGATTCCCGGACTGGTTTGGTTTTTTATCAAAGTACTGGGCGTTATGTTCCTGATGATGTGGTTTAAATGGACTTTCCCCCGTTTGCGTGTTGACCAGATTCTGAACCTCGAATGGAAATACCTGCTGCCGATTAACCTTTTCAACATACTGCTCATGGCTGCAGTTGTACTTTTAGGGTTGCATTTCTAA
- a CDS encoding NADH-quinone oxidoreductase subunit D, whose amino-acid sequence MGPQHPSTHGVLRLLVQLEGEIVHNVQPHIGYIHSGIEKMAESLSYPQIGHLTDRMDYLSAHMNNEAVALCVENALQIEVPERVKYIRTIMAELTRLASHQLWWCVMGMDMGALTTFFYGLRDREDILDIFEETCGARLTVNYSIPGGLMFDIHPNFQRDVKAFIKKFKTKLPEYDKLLSGNVIFTERTKGVGYLSREDAIAYGVTGPTARASGFACDLRKHQPYSAYSKVNFNEILSDVGDTYARYQVRMQEMWESMSIIEQLIDNIPEGDYAVKMKGVVKLPEGEFYQRVETARGEFGVFITSDGKKNPYRVKFRSPGFSNLFAINHIAKGWKIADLVAIMSTFDLVIPDIDR is encoded by the coding sequence ATGGGCCCGCAGCATCCGAGTACACATGGTGTACTGCGCCTGCTTGTTCAACTCGAGGGCGAAATTGTACACAATGTGCAGCCTCACATCGGTTACATTCACAGCGGAATTGAAAAAATGGCAGAGTCACTTTCATATCCGCAAATTGGCCACCTTACCGATCGCATGGACTACCTTTCGGCCCATATGAACAACGAAGCGGTGGCTCTTTGCGTTGAAAATGCCCTGCAGATTGAGGTTCCCGAAAGAGTAAAATACATCCGCACCATTATGGCCGAACTTACCCGTTTGGCCTCTCACCAGTTATGGTGGTGTGTAATGGGTATGGATATGGGGGCGCTCACCACTTTCTTTTATGGATTGCGCGACCGCGAAGATATTCTCGATATTTTCGAAGAAACCTGCGGCGCCAGGCTTACTGTTAATTACAGCATTCCCGGCGGGCTGATGTTTGACATTCACCCTAATTTCCAGCGCGATGTCAAAGCTTTCATTAAAAAGTTCAAAACCAAACTGCCCGAATACGATAAGCTGTTATCAGGCAATGTAATTTTTACTGAACGCACCAAAGGGGTGGGCTATCTTTCGCGCGAGGATGCTATTGCTTACGGCGTTACCGGCCCCACTGCCCGTGCATCGGGTTTTGCCTGCGACCTGCGCAAACACCAGCCATACAGCGCCTATTCAAAAGTTAATTTCAACGAAATTTTAAGCGATGTGGGCGACACCTACGCCCGCTACCAGGTGCGCATGCAGGAAATGTGGGAATCGATGAGCATTATCGAACAGCTTATCGACAATATACCTGAAGGTGATTATGCCGTAAAAATGAAAGGCGTTGTAAAACTGCCCGAAGGAGAATTTTATCAGCGTGTTGAAACTGCCCGCGGAGAATTCGGGGTATTCATCACTTCCGACGGCAAGAAAAATCCTTACCGTGTAAAATTCCGTTCCCCGGGATTTTCAAATCTTTTCGCAATCAATCACATTGCCAAAGGATGGAAAATTGCCGACCTGGTTGCCATCATGTCAACCTTCGACCTGGTAATACCCGACATTGACCGTTAA
- a CDS encoding NADH-quinone oxidoreductase subunit C, producing MTNEALITAIGKKEAQAETKTGAQYVETFVPLARLHDFMVQLKEDKDLAFDYLICVTGVDHADHLQMVYHLESTTHKHMLVVKVKTADRQNPVVDTVSDIWPTAEFHEREAFDLLGITFSNHPDLRRLFLDENWGFPLRKDYKDDIHIVSR from the coding sequence ATGACAAACGAAGCATTGATAACTGCCATAGGTAAGAAAGAAGCACAAGCTGAAACAAAAACCGGGGCGCAGTACGTTGAGACTTTTGTACCTCTTGCCCGGCTGCATGATTTTATGGTGCAACTGAAAGAGGACAAAGATCTGGCATTTGATTACCTCATTTGCGTTACCGGCGTAGATCACGCTGACCATCTGCAAATGGTATATCACCTCGAATCAACCACACACAAGCATATGCTGGTCGTAAAAGTAAAAACTGCTGACCGGCAAAACCCGGTGGTTGATACGGTGAGCGACATCTGGCCCACAGCCGAATTTCACGAAAGAGAAGCTTTTGACCTTCTGGGCATCACCTTTAGCAATCATCCCGATCTCAGAAGACTGTTTCTTGACGAAAACTGGGGTTTCCCATTGCGCAAAGATTATAAAGACGACATTCACATCGTATCCCGATAG
- a CDS encoding NADH-quinone oxidoreductase subunit B → MGIIKKKQDIEINDYPIIESHEGGSIILAKLDDLVNWARSNSLWPLTFGTRCCAIEFMAVGASRHDMARFGFEVARATPRQADLIIISGSINYKMSPVLKRLYDQMADPKYVIAMGACAVSGGPFYYNSYAIVKGADHVIPVDVYVPGCPPRPEALLYGMMQLQKKIRRERNFSKRKKK, encoded by the coding sequence ATGGGAATAATCAAAAAGAAACAAGACATAGAAATCAATGATTATCCAATCATTGAATCGCACGAAGGGGGAAGCATTATTCTGGCCAAACTTGATGACCTGGTGAATTGGGCCAGGTCTAATTCGTTATGGCCATTAACATTCGGAACGCGTTGTTGCGCCATTGAGTTTATGGCTGTAGGCGCATCGCGGCACGATATGGCCCGTTTTGGCTTTGAAGTTGCGCGTGCCACACCACGGCAGGCCGACCTGATTATCATCAGCGGATCAATCAATTACAAAATGTCGCCGGTACTCAAACGCCTTTACGACCAGATGGCCGACCCCAAATACGTGATAGCCATGGGAGCCTGTGCTGTTTCAGGAGGCCCGTTTTATTACAATAGTTATGCTATTGTGAAAGGTGCCGACCATGTGATACCGGTTGATGTATATGTGCCGGGCTGCCCTCCGCGTCCTGAGGCTCTCCTTTATGGAATGATGCAATTACAGAAAAAAATCCGGCGCGAACGTAATTTCTCGAAACGGAAAAAGAAATAA
- the ndhC gene encoding NADH-quinone oxidoreductase subunit A, with amino-acid sequence MDSQSLVLFFIVGVVLVGGALLFSTFVPPTSSNPAKFEPYECGIETIGGSWLQYTVGYYLFAILFLIFDVETVFVFPWATVMRETGISAFIEIGIFFTILGLGLLYGWKKHALKWE; translated from the coding sequence ATGGACAGTCAGTCACTCGTTTTGTTTTTCATTGTAGGAGTGGTACTAGTTGGAGGAGCGTTATTATTTTCCACATTTGTTCCGCCCACGTCATCCAACCCGGCAAAATTTGAACCTTATGAATGTGGAATTGAAACCATAGGCGGCTCTTGGCTCCAGTACACGGTGGGTTATTACCTGTTTGCCATCTTGTTTCTGATTTTCGATGTTGAAACGGTTTTTGTGTTTCCCTGGGCTACGGTGATGCGCGAAACAGGCATTTCGGCATTTATTGAAATTGGTATATTCTTCACCATTCTCGGACTAGGCCTGCTTTACGGCTGGAAAAAACATGCATTGAAATGGGAATAA